One stretch of Siphonobacter curvatus DNA includes these proteins:
- a CDS encoding ABC transporter permease gives MLKNYCLVAYRTLLRYKGYALLNILGLGLGLTCTVLIFQVLKFQFSFDTYHTKKDRTYRVVTEFSGESTEYQSGVPLPLGQALRNDYSFLEKVAITYLQYNTLVSVPNSRPFKKFEEEETLTYAEPSYFDILDYQWLAGNPKHALDQPNTVVMTRRMAEKYFGLANPIGKHLRINNDLDLKVNGVLADIPENTDQRQELFVSWATLRGYKNNVAYKLDDWDGVSSRTHCLVLLREGTSQASVEQALQGFVKKYHPDDYQEIRHPLIPLTDFHFSAEYNEQLTVTQLYALASVGLFLLLTACINFVNLATAQALKRSKEVGVRKVMGGTNGQLFWQFIAETGLITLAAIAFAVLMVELLAPVLSQWVHQASDLNLLGTFDLFSDPLLLIFLAVLLIVVTLLAGSYPGLILAGFQPVAALKGKISTQQVGGMSIRRGLVVVQFTLTQLLLIGTLVVTQQMDFFRGKDIGYDPTSIVLVNLPTTDQINLQTLRNRLLQVNGVEQLSFSTTPPTSGNNNRSNHHFDNRQKEEIWDVNTKGGDAQYLQTYGLKLVAGTNLPESDSIRGFLVNEAYAEKLGRQPQEIVGRSLELWGFKAPIVGVVKNWNNLSLQNRIEPVTIFPFPKAYQYVGLKVRSSHLPQTLGGIESVWNETFPDYIYKQSFLDQRIAKAYETEQLMLHLVRVFSFIAIFIGCLGLYGLVSFMSAQKTKEIGVRKVLGASVGQILTLFGTEFGRLILLAFVVAAPLGGWIMTNWLEGYTYKIHLGWQTYAGAMLLTLLVTLCTVSWQSYRAATTNPVKSLKSE, from the coding sequence ATGTTAAAGAATTATTGCCTCGTTGCCTACCGAACTTTGCTTCGCTACAAGGGATACGCCCTGCTGAATATCCTGGGACTGGGTCTGGGCCTTACCTGTACCGTGCTGATTTTTCAGGTCCTGAAGTTTCAGTTCAGCTTTGATACCTATCATACCAAGAAAGATCGCACGTATCGGGTGGTAACGGAATTCAGCGGAGAGAGCACGGAGTACCAGTCGGGCGTACCGCTCCCCCTGGGGCAGGCCCTGCGAAATGACTATTCCTTTTTGGAAAAAGTAGCGATAACCTACCTCCAGTATAATACCCTGGTCAGTGTGCCCAACTCCCGGCCTTTTAAGAAATTCGAGGAAGAAGAAACGCTCACCTACGCCGAGCCTTCGTACTTCGACATTCTGGATTACCAATGGCTGGCAGGAAACCCGAAGCACGCGTTGGATCAGCCCAATACCGTGGTGATGACGCGGCGAATGGCGGAAAAATACTTTGGCTTGGCAAACCCGATAGGTAAGCACCTGCGGATCAACAATGATCTGGATCTGAAAGTGAATGGTGTATTGGCCGACATTCCCGAAAATACGGATCAGCGGCAGGAACTGTTTGTTTCCTGGGCTACGCTACGGGGTTACAAAAACAACGTGGCGTATAAACTCGATGACTGGGATGGCGTTAGTTCACGTACCCATTGTCTGGTTTTACTACGTGAAGGCACTTCGCAGGCCAGCGTTGAGCAGGCACTCCAGGGGTTTGTAAAGAAGTATCATCCAGATGATTACCAGGAAATTCGTCATCCGCTCATTCCCCTCACCGATTTTCACTTTTCAGCGGAATACAACGAGCAGCTTACCGTTACGCAACTGTACGCACTGGCTTCGGTTGGTCTCTTTTTGCTACTGACGGCCTGTATCAATTTCGTGAATCTGGCGACGGCCCAGGCTCTCAAACGTTCCAAGGAAGTAGGCGTTCGCAAAGTGATGGGCGGCACGAATGGACAGTTATTCTGGCAATTCATCGCCGAAACCGGACTCATTACCCTGGCCGCCATTGCCTTTGCCGTATTGATGGTGGAATTGCTGGCTCCGGTGCTGAGTCAATGGGTGCATCAGGCTTCGGACCTGAATCTGCTCGGTACGTTCGATCTTTTTTCCGATCCCCTACTGCTGATTTTTCTGGCTGTATTACTGATCGTCGTAACGCTATTAGCGGGTTCGTATCCGGGACTCATTTTGGCGGGTTTTCAGCCCGTCGCGGCCTTAAAGGGAAAAATCAGTACGCAACAAGTGGGCGGCATGTCCATTCGCCGAGGCTTGGTAGTAGTTCAGTTTACGCTGACCCAACTGCTACTCATTGGAACGCTGGTGGTTACGCAGCAAATGGATTTTTTCCGGGGAAAAGATATTGGCTACGATCCCACTTCGATTGTACTGGTCAATCTTCCCACGACCGATCAGATCAACCTGCAAACGCTGCGTAATCGGCTTTTGCAAGTGAACGGCGTAGAGCAACTCAGTTTTAGTACAACCCCTCCAACGAGTGGAAACAACAATCGCTCTAACCACCATTTTGACAACCGACAGAAGGAAGAAATCTGGGATGTCAATACCAAAGGCGGCGATGCTCAGTACCTGCAAACGTACGGACTTAAACTGGTAGCAGGTACAAATTTACCCGAAAGCGATTCCATTCGGGGCTTTCTCGTCAATGAAGCTTACGCCGAGAAGCTCGGTCGGCAGCCGCAAGAGATCGTCGGGCGATCGCTGGAACTCTGGGGATTCAAAGCTCCGATTGTGGGCGTAGTGAAAAACTGGAATAACCTTTCCTTACAAAACCGGATTGAACCCGTTACCATTTTTCCGTTCCCGAAGGCGTATCAGTACGTCGGTCTGAAGGTCCGCAGCTCTCATTTGCCCCAAACCCTGGGTGGCATTGAAAGCGTTTGGAATGAGACCTTTCCGGACTACATCTACAAGCAGTCGTTTCTGGACCAACGCATTGCCAAAGCCTACGAAACCGAACAGCTGATGCTGCATCTGGTTCGCGTCTTTTCCTTCATTGCCATCTTCATCGGCTGTCTGGGTTTGTACGGACTGGTCAGCTTTATGTCCGCTCAGAAAACCAAGGAAATCGGGGTACGCAAGGTACTCGGGGCCAGCGTCGGCCAAATTCTGACGCTCTTCGGTACCGAATTCGGACGACTCATCCTGCTGGCGTTTGTCGTAGCGGCCCCACTGGGTGGCTGGATTATGACGAACTGGCTGGAAGGCTATACCTACAAAATTCACTTGGGTTGGCAAACGTACGCTGGGGCCATGCTACTCACGCTATTGGTTACTCTGTGCACGGTAAGCTGGCAATCGTACCGGGCCGCGACCACGAATCCGGTAAAATCGTTGAAATCAGAGTAA
- a CDS encoding ABC transporter permease: protein MLRNYIKVALRNLFKHKLYSVVNIMGLAIGMAVTLLIGLWVWDELSFNRSFEQYDRIAQVMQHQTLQQQKETWPAVSIPVAAELRNTYGSDFKHVVLSSWNDDHVLSSGTKKLKSDGSFMEPNAPDLLSLRMLAGSRKGLANPSSILLSASLAKALFGTRDPMEQVIKIDNQLSVKVSGVYEDLPSNTSFHNLTFLLPWDLYVSSEDWVKRNLTDWQEYSFQVFVQLSPQAQLDQVSAKLKPLLAVKTRQTSRPEVFLHPMAKWHLYEEFKNGVNTGGSIQYVWLFGLIGFFILLLACINFMNLSTARSEKRAKEVGIRKAIGSVRTQLISQFLSESFLVVFIALVLSLGLVELALPWFNALAHKQVAILWDNPVFWCITLGFCLITALLAGSYPAFYLSSFQPVKVLKGTFQAGRFSALPRKALVMVQFTISITLIIGTIIVYRQIAFAKERPVGYTREGLIAVPMNTPDLYGHYDAIRNDLFQTGAVLEMSESSSAPTRVQSVNFDFTWKGKDPNTKPLFAYIAVTHDFGSTIGWQFVQGRNFSRSHSTDTLGLVINEAAVQQIGFQHPVGEMLQKGGKTYQIIGVIKDMVMDSPFSAARPTLYTLDYGWVNYINIRINPKLPMRTSLAAIEQVFRKYNPESPFDYRFVSEEYARKFATEDRISQLTSFFAGLTIFISCLGLFGLASYVAEQRTKEIGIRKVLGASVLNLWQLLSKEFVTLVLLSCLLSVPLAYYFMNNWLDHYEYRTNISGWIFFAAGLGALVITVLTVSYQALSAALINPVKSLKSE, encoded by the coding sequence ATGCTACGCAACTACATCAAAGTCGCTTTACGAAATCTGTTCAAGCACAAATTATACTCCGTGGTCAATATCATGGGACTGGCCATTGGTATGGCGGTAACACTGTTGATTGGACTTTGGGTCTGGGACGAACTTTCGTTTAATCGCTCCTTCGAGCAGTACGACCGCATTGCTCAGGTTATGCAGCACCAGACCCTTCAACAACAAAAAGAGACCTGGCCTGCCGTATCGATTCCCGTGGCGGCGGAGCTGCGTAACACCTACGGATCGGACTTCAAACACGTGGTTCTTTCTTCCTGGAATGATGATCACGTCCTTTCATCGGGGACGAAAAAACTGAAGTCCGACGGTAGTTTTATGGAACCCAATGCCCCGGACTTGCTGAGTCTACGAATGCTGGCGGGCAGCCGGAAGGGATTGGCAAATCCTTCTTCCATCCTGCTTTCCGCATCCCTGGCCAAAGCCCTTTTCGGTACCAGGGATCCGATGGAACAGGTGATTAAGATTGATAACCAACTATCGGTAAAGGTGAGCGGGGTCTACGAAGATCTGCCTTCCAATACTTCCTTCCATAACCTGACCTTCCTTTTACCTTGGGATTTATACGTTTCCAGCGAAGATTGGGTGAAACGAAATCTAACTGACTGGCAGGAATACTCCTTCCAGGTGTTTGTACAACTCAGCCCCCAGGCTCAACTGGATCAGGTTTCGGCTAAACTCAAACCCCTGTTGGCCGTAAAAACCCGGCAAACTTCTCGCCCGGAAGTTTTTCTGCATCCGATGGCAAAATGGCATCTGTACGAAGAATTCAAGAACGGCGTCAACACGGGTGGCAGCATTCAGTACGTCTGGCTGTTTGGGTTGATTGGCTTCTTCATTCTACTACTGGCTTGTATCAATTTTATGAATCTGAGTACGGCCCGCAGTGAAAAACGAGCCAAGGAAGTAGGCATTCGAAAAGCCATCGGCTCGGTACGCACGCAGTTGATCAGCCAGTTTCTCAGCGAATCATTCCTGGTGGTTTTCATTGCTTTAGTACTAAGTCTGGGACTGGTTGAACTGGCTCTACCCTGGTTTAATGCACTGGCCCATAAGCAGGTAGCCATTCTCTGGGACAATCCGGTTTTCTGGTGCATCACGCTCGGCTTTTGCCTGATTACGGCTCTGCTGGCGGGTAGTTATCCGGCCTTCTATTTATCTTCCTTCCAACCGGTCAAAGTGCTGAAAGGTACCTTTCAGGCCGGACGTTTTTCAGCCTTGCCCCGCAAGGCCCTGGTGATGGTACAGTTTACCATTTCCATCACCCTGATCATTGGCACCATCATCGTGTACCGGCAAATTGCGTTTGCCAAAGAGCGGCCCGTCGGGTATACGCGGGAAGGACTGATCGCTGTACCCATGAATACGCCCGATCTGTACGGACACTACGACGCCATTCGGAATGACCTATTTCAGACCGGAGCTGTACTGGAGATGTCCGAGTCTTCCAGTGCACCCACGCGGGTACAATCCGTCAATTTTGATTTTACCTGGAAAGGCAAAGATCCCAACACGAAACCGCTGTTTGCCTACATCGCCGTTACCCATGATTTTGGTTCTACCATCGGCTGGCAGTTTGTACAGGGCCGTAATTTCTCCCGAAGCCATTCGACGGATACACTCGGACTAGTGATCAACGAGGCGGCTGTTCAACAAATCGGCTTTCAGCATCCCGTCGGAGAAATGCTTCAGAAAGGTGGAAAAACCTATCAAATCATCGGCGTCATTAAGGATATGGTGATGGATTCGCCCTTTAGTGCCGCCCGCCCCACCCTGTATACGCTGGATTACGGCTGGGTCAATTACATCAACATCCGGATTAATCCGAAGCTACCCATGCGTACGTCGCTGGCCGCCATCGAGCAGGTATTTCGAAAATACAATCCAGAAAGTCCGTTCGATTATCGATTTGTCAGCGAAGAGTACGCCCGGAAATTTGCCACGGAAGACCGCATTAGTCAGCTTACTTCCTTCTTTGCCGGACTCACCATTTTCATTTCCTGCCTGGGTTTATTTGGACTGGCCTCCTACGTAGCCGAACAGCGAACCAAGGAAATTGGCATTCGGAAAGTCCTGGGAGCTTCCGTACTCAATCTATGGCAGCTATTGTCGAAAGAATTCGTAACCTTGGTTTTGCTTTCTTGCCTTCTGTCCGTGCCCCTTGCGTATTATTTCATGAACAACTGGCTGGACCACTACGAGTATCGGACGAACATCTCCGGTTGGATTTTCTTCGCCGCGGGTCTGGGGGCTCTGGTGATTACCGTACTGACCGTGAGTTATCAGGCCTTATCGGCGGCTTTGATTAATCCGGTGAAGAGTCTGAAATCCGAATAA
- a CDS encoding ABC transporter permease has translation MLKNHFKIAFRNLLKNKIFSVINLLGLAVGLAAFWMIGLYVADELSYDRFHENSDRIYRVTHEASWETGQFKTALTSAPYAPTLKKDYPEIEQAVRFAPEGGGLIQRGKTQLRVNDMIFTDGNVFQVFQFPFLYGDPKTALSKPNSLVITEQLATKLFGNPAKALNQTVYLENNLGNVITGVLQDLPTNSHLQFSALRSMPANFTDGWQNFNLYTYVLLRPNTDAVAFEKKIQRFFPDHLLQEMGKVNYQLNLQPLVDIHLHSHLSFEMSANGDSTYVLVFSIVAVLVLLIAAINYMNLSTARSSLRVREVGVRKAIGSERNQLVSLFLAESLLLSLFAAILGILLTELLLPFFNTFSGKELSLWQFGVLPSFGFLVFFCLLTGLLSGTYPALFLSGFRTIPALKGQLGSSATNKRFRQSLVTFQFVITISMLVGSAVIYQQMHYTATKDLGFNREQILSFHIDKMDVRKHISALKEQLLKSPLITAAAAVGNPIGNNNIGSRGYHFETTGKVSDASMMMQRLDADEDFLTTMEIPLVAGRNFDKNRETDVTQAVLVNETLVKKLGWKDPIGKIVEANTEDSESPRLNFQVIGVVKDFHTYSLQHTIEPLVIQRALGTQQDNLYVRIRPEQTEAALAYIQTVYRQFDPASDFEYSFLDQNFAHQYESEQKQGQLLLTFTILTIFIACLGLFGLVTFTAEQRTKEIGIRKVLGASVPNIVGMLSKDFLLLVGVAALVAFPLAWYAMHRWLEDFAYRIEMHWWVFAGAGLMALLIALLTISTQAIRAATANPVRSLKSE, from the coding sequence ATGTTAAAAAATCATTTTAAAATCGCCTTTCGTAATCTGCTGAAAAACAAGATTTTTTCGGTGATTAATCTGCTCGGTCTGGCCGTAGGGCTAGCTGCTTTCTGGATGATTGGGTTGTACGTAGCGGATGAGCTGAGTTATGATCGCTTTCACGAAAATTCGGATCGGATTTATCGCGTAACACACGAGGCCAGTTGGGAGACGGGTCAGTTTAAGACCGCTCTTACTTCCGCTCCCTATGCTCCAACGCTGAAGAAAGATTATCCCGAAATCGAGCAGGCCGTACGCTTCGCTCCCGAAGGAGGCGGTTTGATCCAACGGGGCAAGACTCAATTGAGAGTCAATGACATGATATTCACGGATGGAAACGTATTCCAGGTCTTTCAATTTCCTTTTCTGTACGGCGATCCGAAGACGGCCTTAAGCAAGCCCAACTCATTGGTCATCACGGAACAGCTGGCGACAAAGCTTTTCGGTAATCCAGCAAAAGCCCTGAACCAAACGGTATACCTGGAAAATAATCTAGGCAACGTCATCACGGGCGTTCTGCAGGATCTTCCCACGAACTCCCACCTGCAATTCAGTGCCCTGCGTTCCATGCCCGCTAACTTTACCGACGGCTGGCAAAACTTTAACTTGTACACATACGTACTGCTTCGCCCGAATACGGATGCCGTAGCTTTCGAGAAAAAAATCCAACGTTTCTTCCCGGACCACTTACTCCAAGAGATGGGCAAAGTCAATTACCAGCTCAATCTTCAGCCGCTGGTGGACATTCATTTACATTCGCATCTGAGTTTTGAAATGAGTGCGAATGGCGACAGTACCTACGTCCTGGTCTTCAGTATCGTAGCCGTACTGGTCCTGCTCATTGCGGCCATCAATTACATGAACTTAAGTACGGCCCGTTCCTCGCTGCGGGTACGCGAGGTGGGGGTACGGAAAGCCATTGGCTCGGAGCGTAACCAACTAGTAAGCTTGTTTCTGGCCGAGTCCCTGCTACTGAGCTTGTTTGCGGCAATTCTGGGTATTCTGCTGACGGAATTGCTATTACCCTTTTTCAATACGTTTTCGGGGAAAGAGCTTTCCCTCTGGCAATTTGGCGTCCTGCCCAGCTTCGGCTTTCTGGTATTCTTTTGTCTGTTGACGGGTCTGCTCAGCGGTACGTACCCAGCCTTATTCCTTTCGGGTTTCCGGACTATTCCGGCGTTGAAAGGACAGTTAGGGAGTTCGGCCACCAACAAACGATTCCGGCAGTCGCTGGTTACGTTCCAGTTTGTGATTACGATTAGTATGCTGGTCGGTTCGGCCGTTATCTACCAGCAAATGCACTATACCGCAACGAAAGATCTGGGGTTCAACCGCGAGCAGATCTTGTCCTTTCACATCGATAAGATGGACGTACGCAAGCACATTTCAGCCCTTAAGGAGCAATTGCTGAAGAGTCCCCTCATTACGGCTGCGGCGGCGGTTGGCAATCCCATTGGCAATAACAATATCGGCTCGCGGGGATACCACTTTGAAACCACCGGAAAAGTTTCGGATGCCAGCATGATGATGCAGCGGCTCGACGCAGATGAAGATTTTCTGACAACGATGGAAATTCCACTCGTCGCGGGTCGAAATTTTGATAAAAACCGGGAGACCGACGTAACCCAAGCGGTACTGGTGAATGAAACACTGGTAAAGAAACTGGGTTGGAAAGATCCCATCGGTAAAATCGTGGAAGCCAATACGGAAGATTCGGAAAGTCCCCGACTCAATTTTCAAGTGATTGGCGTCGTCAAAGATTTCCACACCTACTCCCTCCAGCATACGATTGAGCCGCTGGTGATTCAGCGGGCTTTGGGTACGCAGCAGGATAACTTATACGTACGCATTCGTCCCGAACAAACGGAAGCGGCTCTGGCCTATATTCAAACGGTGTATCGACAATTCGATCCAGCCAGTGATTTCGAATATAGTTTTCTTGATCAGAACTTTGCTCACCAGTACGAAAGCGAGCAAAAGCAGGGCCAACTTTTACTCACGTTTACGATCCTCACCATTTTCATTGCCTGTTTAGGCTTGTTTGGCCTGGTTACCTTCACCGCCGAACAGCGTACCAAGGAAATCGGCATTCGGAAAGTACTGGGAGCCAGCGTACCGAATATCGTCGGCATGCTTTCGAAAGATTTTCTGCTATTGGTCGGCGTTGCAGCTCTGGTTGCTTTTCCGCTAGCCTGGTACGCCATGCACCGCTGGCTTGAAGACTTTGCCTATCGCATCGAAATGCACTGGTGGGTCTTTGCCGGAGCCGGACTGATGGCACTACTCATCGCCCTGCTGACCATCAGTACGCAGGCGATCCGAGCCGCTACGGCGAATCCGGTACGTTCGTTAAAGTCGGAATAG
- a CDS encoding ABC transporter permease — MLRNYFLVAWRNLLRNRTFTLINVTGLALGLATCILIMLYVVDEWSYDRFHERADQIVRVVFKGKTEGGSINEAHVMPPVARTLQASFPEVAEATRLRLAGSPLISYGSKSLRESVMAFADSNIFRVFTLPLLKGDSKTALIKPSSLVISETVARNYFGEADPIGKILEIKAWKSSYQVTGVMQDMPKNSHFHVDILASMSGLAEAQSTTWLTSEFFTYLRLTPGTDVTQLERKLPPIVSRYMGPQLEQAFGMPYETFRNKGNALGLFLQPLTDIHLRSDFAYDLSAPGNLQTVYISSIIAGLMLLVACINFMNLSSAGASRRGREVGIRKVLGSGQSELMKQFLFESILLTGLALFLSLLLVDLTLPAFNELAGKHLSFPFFTHPLLFIGLLVLGLLVGVAAGSYPAFFLSSFQPMAVLKGGGFQIKTSKGSIHFRSSLVVFQFFVSIALIIATTVVYRQLSYIQHKELGYNKDEVIVLPETWALGSNESAFRQRLLQDSRVQSVSASVYLPAGPSSNNNFFLSPETNPGLLVKTLRYDIDEAYIPTLNIRIAAGRNFSPRFATDSTGILLNETAVRSMGWTGNVLGRTLATHSNNGHRSTYHVIGVVKDFHFRSLHELITPLVMVQAQSGGTLIVKAKAGDVAGLLRTMQQVWSQYHAEVPFSYSFLNDRFSNTYQIEQKTGTLLSVFAGLTIFVACLGLFGLVTFTTQQRTKEIGVRKVLGASVGSILALLSKEFLQLVGLAFLLAIPLAGYVTHEWLQQFAYRISLEWWVFVLAGALALSIALLTVSVQSIKAALVNPVKSLKSE, encoded by the coding sequence ATGCTTAGAAACTACTTTTTGGTTGCCTGGCGGAACCTGCTGCGGAACCGGACCTTCACCCTCATCAATGTTACCGGATTGGCTTTAGGTCTGGCTACCTGTATATTAATCATGTTATACGTGGTAGATGAATGGAGCTATGACCGCTTTCACGAGCGTGCCGACCAGATCGTACGGGTAGTTTTCAAAGGGAAAACGGAAGGCGGCAGTATCAACGAGGCTCATGTTATGCCTCCAGTAGCCCGTACGCTTCAGGCCAGCTTTCCGGAAGTAGCCGAAGCTACGCGTCTTCGCCTGGCGGGTTCGCCGCTAATCTCCTACGGAAGCAAGTCCTTACGTGAGAGTGTGATGGCCTTCGCCGATTCCAATATTTTCCGGGTCTTTACGCTACCGCTGCTCAAAGGCGATTCAAAAACGGCCCTGATTAAACCTTCCTCTCTAGTCATTTCTGAAACGGTAGCCCGTAACTACTTCGGCGAAGCCGATCCCATAGGTAAGATACTGGAAATTAAAGCCTGGAAATCTTCGTATCAGGTAACGGGCGTTATGCAGGATATGCCCAAGAATTCGCATTTCCACGTCGATATACTGGCCTCCATGTCGGGGCTTGCGGAAGCCCAGTCTACGACCTGGCTAACTTCCGAATTTTTCACCTACCTCCGCCTAACGCCCGGCACAGATGTAACCCAACTGGAGCGGAAATTACCGCCGATCGTTTCCCGGTACATGGGCCCGCAACTGGAACAGGCTTTCGGCATGCCCTACGAGACATTTCGCAACAAAGGAAATGCCCTTGGGCTCTTTCTACAGCCGTTAACGGACATACACCTGCGTTCCGATTTTGCGTACGATCTCTCCGCCCCCGGTAATCTTCAGACGGTGTACATTTCCAGTATCATTGCCGGACTCATGTTACTGGTGGCCTGCATCAATTTCATGAACCTCTCGTCGGCGGGAGCTTCCCGTCGGGGTCGCGAGGTGGGCATTCGGAAAGTACTGGGTTCGGGGCAGTCCGAACTCATGAAACAGTTTCTGTTCGAATCCATTCTGCTCACGGGACTGGCCCTGTTTCTTTCACTTTTGCTGGTTGATCTGACTCTACCCGCTTTCAACGAACTAGCCGGCAAACACCTGAGTTTCCCCTTCTTCACGCATCCGCTGCTGTTCATAGGTTTACTGGTGCTGGGTTTGCTGGTGGGTGTAGCGGCAGGCAGTTATCCCGCTTTTTTTCTGTCTTCTTTCCAGCCGATGGCGGTACTGAAAGGTGGCGGGTTCCAGATCAAAACTTCGAAGGGAAGTATTCATTTCCGGAGTAGTCTGGTCGTGTTTCAGTTTTTCGTTTCCATTGCCTTAATCATCGCTACTACCGTAGTCTATCGCCAGCTTTCCTACATTCAGCATAAGGAGCTGGGGTATAACAAAGATGAGGTGATTGTACTGCCCGAAACCTGGGCTTTAGGTTCGAACGAATCCGCGTTTCGACAACGGTTACTCCAGGATTCTAGGGTACAGTCGGTAAGTGCTTCGGTATATTTACCCGCTGGGCCAAGTAGTAACAATAATTTTTTCCTTTCGCCGGAAACGAATCCCGGCCTACTCGTTAAAACCCTTCGTTACGACATAGACGAAGCCTATATTCCCACTTTAAACATCCGGATCGCAGCCGGACGCAATTTTTCTCCTCGATTTGCTACCGATTCTACGGGTATTCTTCTCAACGAAACGGCCGTTCGCTCGATGGGCTGGACCGGGAATGTACTGGGCAGAACCTTAGCCACCCATAGCAACAACGGCCACCGCAGCACCTACCACGTCATTGGCGTAGTCAAAGATTTTCACTTCCGGTCCCTGCACGAACTCATCACACCCCTGGTAATGGTTCAGGCCCAATCGGGTGGTACCCTGATCGTCAAAGCCAAAGCGGGCGATGTGGCCGGGTTACTGCGAACCATGCAGCAGGTTTGGAGCCAGTACCACGCCGAGGTACCTTTCAGCTATTCGTTTTTAAATGATCGTTTCTCGAACACTTATCAAATCGAACAAAAAACGGGTACGCTCCTGAGCGTCTTTGCGGGGCTGACCATTTTTGTGGCCTGTCTCGGTCTGTTTGGTCTGGTTACGTTTACCACCCAACAACGTACCAAAGAGATTGGCGTACGGAAAGTACTTGGAGCTTCGGTAGGCAGTATCCTTGCCCTGCTTTCCAAAGAGTTCCTCCAACTGGTAGGCCTGGCCTTTCTACTGGCGATTCCGCTGGCTGGATACGTTACGCACGAATGGTTACAACAGTTTGCCTACCGTATTTCGCTGGAATGGTGGGTCTTTGTTCTGGCGGGTGCATTAGCCTTGAGCATTGCCCTGCTTACGGTGAGTGTCCAGAGTATAAAAGCTGCTTTAGTCAATCCGGTGAAGAGTTTGAAATCCGAATAG